In Methanosphaera sp. ISO3-F5, a genomic segment contains:
- the mfnA gene encoding tyrosine decarboxylase MfnA, with translation MLEHGLTEDEIFKKLSEFYDMDLHYESGRILGSMCTKPDPVAMKAYKMFIETNLGDPGLFKGTAIMEREVISILGELLHLSNPAGHIVTGGTEANIMAMCVAKYLYESRRDGIPEVILPRSAHFSFKKIVSMLSLKPVYVPLDDNYKMDVSKIEDLITENTMAIVAIAGTTELGMVDDIEEISRIASSHNIYLHVDAALGGFILPFLDKENSVQLNFDFKCQGVSSMTIDPHKMGLAPVPAGGIIFRHKEHLDLLSVKTPYLTKDKQTTIVGTRTGAATAATWTLLNHYGKEGYKKTVKNTINLTQYTYKKLQSMKNISVICKPELNLISFKTDCMDVDSLKQELLKLDWHVSVAEYPYAIRLVLMPHVKKEHIDKFLKDLDKILKRR, from the coding sequence ATGTTAGAACATGGTTTAACAGAAGATGAAATTTTTAAAAAATTATCCGAATTTTATGATATGGATTTACATTATGAATCAGGTAGAATATTAGGTTCTATGTGTACTAAACCTGATCCTGTTGCTATGAAAGCTTATAAAATGTTTATCGAAACAAATCTTGGAGATCCTGGTTTATTTAAGGGAACAGCTATTATGGAACGGGAAGTTATTTCTATTCTTGGTGAATTATTGCATTTATCTAATCCTGCAGGGCATATAGTTACCGGTGGTACTGAGGCTAATATTATGGCTATGTGTGTAGCAAAGTATTTGTATGAATCACGCCGTGATGGTATTCCTGAGGTAATTTTGCCGAGAAGTGCTCATTTTTCTTTTAAGAAGATAGTTTCTATGTTGTCCTTGAAACCGGTTTATGTTCCCTTGGATGATAACTATAAGATGGATGTTTCAAAAATAGAGGATTTGATTACTGAGAATACTATGGCTATTGTTGCTATTGCAGGTACTACTGAATTGGGTATGGTTGATGATATAGAGGAAATCTCCAGAATAGCTTCTTCACATAATATTTATTTACATGTGGATGCTGCTCTTGGCGGCTTCATATTACCCTTTTTAGATAAGGAAAATAGTGTTCAATTAAATTTTGACTTTAAATGCCAGGGTGTATCTTCTATGACGATAGATCCTCATAAAATGGGACTTGCACCTGTACCTGCTGGTGGAATAATATTCAGGCATAAAGAACATTTGGATTTACTTTCAGTTAAAACACCATATCTTACTAAAGATAAACAGACAACAATAGTTGGCACCCGAACTGGTGCAGCTACAGCAGCCACTTGGACCTTACTTAACCATTATGGAAAAGAGGGTTATAAAAAAACAGTTAAAAACACAATTAATTTAACACAATACACCTATAAGAAATTACAATCAATGAAGAATATCAGTGTAATATGTAAACCCGAACTGAATTTAATATCATTCAAAACAGATTGTATGGATGTTGATTCATTAAAACAAGAATTACTTAAACTGGATTGGCATGTTTCAGTAGCAGAATATCCATATGCAATCCGGTTAGTGTTAATGCCACATGTAAAAAAGGAACACATTGATAAATTTTTAAAAGATTTGGATAAAATATTAAAAAGAAGATAA
- a CDS encoding MoaD/ThiS family protein translates to MSIKLINKSDVKEIEFTENTSIETILKNENIPIETVVIKQNGDTVTEDEIVNDNDEIEIIKVIYGG, encoded by the coding sequence ATGAGCATAAAATTAATAAATAAAAGTGATGTTAAAGAAATAGAATTTACAGAAAATACAAGTATTGAAACAATTCTTAAAAATGAGAACATTCCTATTGAAACTGTAGTTATCAAACAAAATGGAGATACTGTAACTGAAGATGAGATTGTTAATGATAATGATGAAATAGAAATTATTAAAGTAATTTATGGTGGATAA
- a CDS encoding TIGR00269 family protein, whose amino-acid sequence MTQNVCTQCGYEHVVIHRKYNGQRLCSSCFRKSIETKVLKTIKKQKLITKGDKVLVGLSGGKDSVALLKILNILKEKNIIELEAVTIDEGISGYREEGVRIAKDVAEKLNIKHHIISFKDKYKFTIDKIMEVEAKEEHPQHACTYCGVFRRQIFNQTAREVNATKLATGHNLDDETQSILMNYLEGNVNNMVRIGYKTESRDERFTQKIKPLREIPEKEIGLYVLESGYEVHFDGCPYAHESFRMEIGDFLREAALKHPTIMYSTLNGFEKIKPAIKTDYLNNYKGQPNKTCTRCGEPSSQDVCKSCKFLEKIHEKLKTEE is encoded by the coding sequence TTGACACAAAATGTTTGTACTCAATGTGGATATGAACATGTAGTTATCCATAGAAAATATAATGGTCAACGATTATGCAGTTCATGTTTCCGAAAATCAATAGAAACAAAGGTTTTAAAAACTATAAAGAAACAAAAATTAATCACCAAAGGTGATAAGGTACTGGTTGGCTTATCCGGTGGTAAAGATAGTGTTGCTTTATTGAAGATTCTTAACATTCTTAAAGAAAAGAATATCATAGAATTAGAAGCCGTTACAATAGATGAAGGCATATCCGGTTATCGTGAAGAAGGTGTGAGGATAGCAAAGGATGTGGCAGAAAAATTAAATATTAAACATCATATCATATCATTTAAGGACAAATATAAGTTTACAATTGATAAGATTATGGAAGTTGAAGCAAAAGAGGAACATCCTCAGCATGCATGCACATATTGTGGAGTGTTCCGTAGACAAATATTTAATCAAACTGCCCGAGAAGTTAATGCAACAAAACTTGCAACTGGACATAACCTTGATGATGAAACACAAAGTATCCTGATGAACTATCTTGAAGGTAATGTTAACAATATGGTTCGTATAGGATATAAGACAGAATCACGTGATGAAAGATTTACTCAAAAGATTAAGCCATTACGAGAGATTCCAGAAAAAGAGATTGGCCTGTACGTTTTAGAAAGTGGATATGAAGTTCATTTTGATGGATGTCCATATGCACATGAATCATTCCGTATGGAAATTGGGGACTTTTTAAGAGAAGCTGCTCTTAAACATCCGACAATAATGTACTCTACATTAAATGGTTTTGAAAAAATTAAGCCTGCTATTAAAACTGATTATTTGAATAATTATAAAGGACAACCAAATAAAACTTGTACCCGTTGTGGAGAACCATCTTCACAGGACGTGTGTAAGTCTTGTAAATTTTTAGAAAAAATACATGAAAAACTAAAAACAGAGGAATAA
- a CDS encoding dihydropteroate synthase-like protein, with protein sequence MIKIKVLIITGQQAETLIRKNLKNYTKHEIYLKVIPMPIAAFITPKIIIYHLKQKNILNSLNNNNTTPIDNIDMIITPGLIRQDTTEIEKQLKIKAYKGPSNAADLKLTLDIIDKIELSTNTPADKLIRDQQYQEAIKTIKNYENPEHIKQLLEKKGNIQINTCPVGPDFPMRILGEIANAPQLTDKQLLNKVQYYLDSGADMIDIGMHAGENNPQQAHHMIKLIKDNYDTTVSIDTMNTQEIKEGLKAGADMVLSLDHGNYEKVINDIKDYDAKAVIIPTNYKTGYIPKTAEEKVQSLESLDKKCHNITTIADLLLDPINSPSLTESIQAYKTYREQNPYKTMFLGIGNVSELLDADSNGVNAVLTGIAMEININILFTPESSPKTRGSIKELKTASDMMFLSKIKNNIPKNLGIHLIQYKDQYAKDDVNIDTNDIPEIKAVADGKFIPDTRGSFKIIVSDGLIKAIHYKDYVKHCVITGTTARAIYEEILRRNMISRMEHSAYLGMELEKAEIALKLDKTYIQDFPIF encoded by the coding sequence GTGATAAAAATTAAAGTATTAATAATCACAGGACAACAAGCAGAAACACTAATAAGAAAAAACCTCAAAAACTATACAAAACACGAAATATACCTAAAAGTAATACCAATGCCCATAGCAGCATTCATCACACCAAAAATAATAATTTATCACCTTAAACAAAAAAACATACTAAACTCATTAAACAACAATAACACAACACCCATAGACAACATAGACATGATAATAACACCCGGACTAATAAGACAAGACACAACAGAAATAGAAAAACAACTGAAAATAAAAGCATACAAAGGACCAAGCAATGCCGCAGACCTGAAACTAACATTAGACATAATAGACAAAATAGAACTTTCAACAAACACCCCCGCAGATAAACTAATACGAGACCAACAATACCAGGAAGCAATAAAAACCATAAAAAACTATGAAAACCCAGAACACATAAAACAATTACTGGAAAAAAAAGGAAACATACAAATAAACACCTGCCCAGTAGGACCTGACTTTCCAATGAGAATACTCGGAGAAATAGCCAATGCCCCACAATTAACAGACAAACAACTACTAAACAAAGTACAATACTACCTGGACTCCGGAGCAGACATGATAGACATAGGCATGCACGCAGGAGAAAACAATCCCCAACAAGCACACCACATGATAAAACTAATAAAAGACAACTATGATACAACAGTAAGCATAGACACAATGAACACACAAGAAATAAAAGAAGGACTGAAAGCAGGAGCTGACATGGTACTTAGCCTAGATCATGGAAACTATGAAAAAGTAATCAACGACATCAAAGATTACGATGCAAAAGCCGTGATAATACCAACCAACTATAAAACAGGATACATACCAAAAACCGCAGAAGAAAAGGTTCAATCCCTAGAATCATTAGACAAAAAATGTCACAACATAACCACAATAGCAGACCTATTACTAGACCCGATAAACAGTCCATCATTAACCGAATCAATACAAGCATATAAAACATACAGGGAACAAAACCCATACAAAACAATGTTCCTAGGAATAGGAAATGTATCCGAACTATTAGATGCAGACAGTAACGGAGTTAATGCAGTATTAACTGGTATAGCAATGGAAATAAACATTAACATATTATTCACACCAGAAAGCAGTCCAAAAACAAGGGGAAGTATAAAAGAATTAAAAACCGCATCAGACATGATGTTCCTTTCAAAAATTAAAAACAACATACCCAAAAATTTGGGAATACATCTAATACAATACAAGGACCAGTATGCTAAAGACGATGTTAATATAGATACGAATGATATTCCAGAAATTAAAGCAGTAGCTGATGGAAAATTTATACCAGACACAAGGGGCAGTTTCAAGATAATAGTATCTGATGGATTAATAAAGGCCATACATTACAAAGATTATGTTAAACATTGCGTTATAACCGGGACAACTGCCAGAGCAATATATGAGGAAATATTACGAAGAAATATGATTAGTAGAATGGAACATTCAGCATATCTGGGCATGGAGCTTGAAAAAGCAGAAATTGCACTAAAATTAGATAAAACATATATTCAAGATTTTCCAATATTCTAA
- a CDS encoding pyruvate ferredoxin oxidoreductase subunit gamma — MIEIRFHGRGGQGAVTAAEILAKAVFEEDKYTQAFPSFGVERRGAPVTAFTRISEEPIRRRYQIYEPKYVVVLDETLANVVDLTSGLQKDGAILVNTTRDVIPSLEEQNIETYTVDATQIALDNIGRNIVNTIMLGYLSAKTQVVSIDSLLTTIKSTFKGKVAETNLKATEYIYEQNVE, encoded by the coding sequence ATGATTGAAATAAGATTTCACGGAAGGGGAGGTCAAGGAGCTGTAACAGCTGCAGAAATTTTAGCAAAAGCAGTATTTGAAGAAGACAAATACACCCAAGCTTTCCCATCTTTTGGTGTTGAAAGGAGAGGAGCACCAGTAACCGCATTCACAAGAATAAGTGAAGAACCAATCAGAAGAAGATATCAAATATACGAACCAAAATACGTAGTAGTACTAGATGAAACACTAGCAAACGTAGTAGACTTAACTTCTGGTTTACAAAAAGATGGAGCAATATTAGTAAACACAACAAGAGACGTAATACCATCACTCGAAGAACAAAATATTGAAACATACACCGTAGATGCAACACAAATAGCATTAGACAACATAGGAAGAAACATAGTAAACACTATAATGTTAGGATACTTATCAGCAAAAACACAAGTAGTATCTATTGATTCATTATTAACTACAATAAAATCAACATTCAAAGGCAAAGTAGCAGAAACAAACCTCAAAGCTACAGAATATATCTACGAACAAAATGTAGAATAA
- the porD gene encoding pyruvate synthase subunit PorD, protein MKSIGAAVRDPGSTRRNKTGSWRTFKPVADKEKCIGCGICYLYCPDGCISLEYNPDYDYCKGCGICAEECPVKAITMERE, encoded by the coding sequence ATGAAATCAATAGGAGCCGCTGTAAGAGATCCTGGAAGCACCAGGAGAAACAAAACTGGAAGTTGGAGGACATTCAAACCAGTTGCAGATAAAGAAAAATGTATAGGATGCGGAATCTGTTATTTATACTGCCCAGACGGATGCATATCCCTAGAATATAATCCAGACTACGATTACTGTAAAGGATGCGGAATCTGTGCAGAAGAATGTCCAGTAAAAGCAATAACAATGGAGAGGGAATAA